A genomic stretch from Bacillus sp. E(2018) includes:
- a CDS encoding metal-dependent hydrolase: MKSNTHLLGGVVGGAAYKAFTDVPPETLQHELTFFGAAVLGSLLPDLCHPGSYLGKKTVFLSKTISKTFGHRTITHSWIMILVLFLLPQWIDWQFEESLSIGLVVGVLSHLILDAATSRGIQLLYPLPIRFRFPFYTKTGSKTETNIASLLGLLAAILMIHLYIVSLF, from the coding sequence ATGAAGAGCAACACACATTTACTTGGAGGCGTTGTAGGAGGGGCTGCTTATAAAGCATTTACCGATGTGCCTCCGGAGACTCTGCAGCATGAACTGACTTTTTTTGGTGCGGCTGTTCTTGGCAGCTTACTTCCTGATCTTTGCCATCCAGGGTCATACTTAGGGAAGAAAACGGTTTTTCTTTCAAAAACAATTTCTAAGACATTTGGTCATCGTACGATTACTCATAGTTGGATTATGATTTTAGTATTATTTTTATTGCCACAATGGATAGACTGGCAATTTGAAGAAAGTTTAAGTATCGGATTGGTGGTAGGGGTACTTTCACACCTTATTTTAGATGCTGCAACATCTAGAGGTATTCAGCTTCTGTATCCGCTACCTATTCGTTTTCGTTTTCCTTTCTATACGAAAACGGGTTCAAAAACAGAAACAAATATAGCGTCATTACTCGGATTGTTAGCTGCAATCTTAATGATTCATCTATATATCGTGTCCTTGTTTTAA
- a CDS encoding type 1 glutamine amidotransferase domain-containing protein, translated as MMAKIATVLANMFEDVEYTEPAKAFREAGHEVTVIGSEKGATLEGKQKEAQVTTNAAISEVSPEDYDALFIPGGFSPDILRGDDQFVKFTKHFADEGKPVFAICHGPQLLISAEVLNGRHITGYKSIHVDLKNAGATVKDEEVVVCGGNLVTSRQPEDIPAFIRESLKTLQ; from the coding sequence ATAATGGCTAAAATTGCAACAGTACTCGCAAATATGTTTGAAGATGTAGAATATACGGAACCAGCAAAAGCGTTTCGTGAAGCTGGCCATGAGGTAACCGTTATCGGCTCAGAAAAAGGTGCTACACTTGAAGGCAAGCAAAAGGAAGCACAAGTAACAACGAATGCTGCAATCTCAGAAGTGTCACCTGAAGATTATGACGCTCTTTTCATTCCAGGTGGATTCTCACCTGATATCTTAAGAGGTGATGATCAATTCGTAAAGTTTACGAAGCATTTTGCTGATGAAGGGAAACCGGTATTTGCAATCTGTCATGGGCCGCAGCTCTTGATTTCTGCAGAGGTTCTAAATGGCAGACACATTACAGGGTATAAGTCCATTCATGTTGATTTGAAGAATGCCGGAGCAACAGTAAAGGATGAAGAAGTAGTCGTGTGTGGAGGCAATCTAGTAACAAGTCGTCAACCCGAGGACATTCCAGCTTTTATTCGCGAATCCTTAAAAACTTTACAATAA
- a CDS encoding EcsC family protein: MESKEFLLKELQQIEKWEKDQKGLWFWERITRLPFKLLDKVTPKFIQNKIGTLLDEIGGYIQNGGQYLSKEKSVFQFFEKQTGRTIQELEEFKTIPVEEMKSVSLELANKRKDAATLQGASTGIGGIFTLAIDIPAILAISLKTLQEIAIIHGYDPNDKEERVYILKCLQFSTSDYVGKEAILNDLAAISEDEMKSREVISQIQGWREVTLTFTESFGWKKLFQMVPIAGILFGAFANRSMINDLAETGTMLYQKRRIVERLNSDTLPTIESK; this comes from the coding sequence ATGGAATCAAAAGAGTTTTTATTAAAAGAACTTCAACAAATCGAGAAATGGGAGAAAGATCAAAAAGGCTTGTGGTTCTGGGAGCGAATCACTCGGCTGCCGTTCAAGCTGCTAGATAAAGTGACACCTAAGTTTATTCAAAATAAAATTGGGACACTTCTCGATGAAATTGGTGGTTACATACAAAACGGTGGTCAATATCTATCTAAAGAGAAATCTGTATTTCAGTTCTTCGAAAAACAAACAGGTAGAACGATTCAAGAGTTAGAAGAATTTAAAACAATACCAGTGGAAGAAATGAAAAGCGTTTCATTGGAGCTAGCTAACAAACGAAAAGATGCAGCAACACTTCAAGGAGCTAGTACTGGGATTGGAGGTATCTTCACACTAGCCATTGATATACCTGCTATATTAGCAATCTCTTTAAAGACCTTACAAGAGATCGCGATCATACACGGGTATGATCCAAACGATAAAGAAGAACGAGTCTATATCCTAAAATGCCTTCAATTCTCTACTTCTGATTATGTAGGTAAAGAAGCGATTCTTAATGATCTTGCGGCAATCAGTGAGGACGAGATGAAATCAAGAGAAGTGATTTCTCAAATACAAGGTTGGCGGGAAGTCACTTTAACCTTTACAGAGTCATTTGGCTGGAAAAAACTATTTCAGATGGTACCTATTGCAGGGATACTCTTTGGCGCTTTCGCGAATCGTTCCATGATCAATGATCTTGCTGAAACAGGAACCATGCTTTATCAAAAAAGAAGAATTGTAGAAAGGTTAAATAGTGATACCCTCCCTACTATTGAATCGAAGTAA
- a CDS encoding amidase family protein: MKGFNFKNHDGLGLAELVKKKEVQPIELVEESIKRIETLNPKINAVIHMMFEKARVMAANEQKGLFAGVPTLLKNISQEVEGEPITAGSKAFLSYRAKSDTEYVRRLRKAGVLFLGQTNVPEFALVAYTEPVQYGPTHNPWNLNHTPGGSSGGSAAAVASGMVPFAGANDGGGSIRIPASYCGLFGLKPTRGRTPVGPNLGRSWQGASAEHVITRTVRDSAAMLDQLHGHEKAGAFHTPTFEGSFLNAASTPLNRTLRIAYSVSSPIGTEVHSECRDAVIKSAKLLESMGHKVAEVDAPVDGKKLVKSYLMMYFGETAATITSLESILGRKATYKDVEPSTWLLGLLGKATSAEEFVLSIREWDKAALQMETFHETYDLYITPTTAFPPAKIGELQPTPSEQFLIRTVGQIGLGGLLKKAGIVDQIARKNLARTPFTQLANLTGQPAMSVPLHLTEDGLPIGVQFMAARGQESLLLQIAGELEQTDHWIDIRQNPLF; encoded by the coding sequence ATGAAGGGATTCAACTTCAAAAATCATGATGGATTAGGACTTGCTGAGTTGGTCAAAAAGAAAGAAGTTCAGCCCATTGAATTAGTTGAAGAGTCTATTAAAAGAATTGAGACATTAAATCCGAAAATTAACGCGGTTATTCACATGATGTTTGAAAAAGCGCGAGTGATGGCCGCCAATGAACAAAAAGGACTCTTTGCTGGTGTACCAACTCTGTTGAAGAATATATCTCAAGAGGTGGAAGGTGAGCCGATTACTGCAGGTTCTAAAGCTTTTCTTTCTTACCGAGCAAAATCGGATACTGAATATGTCCGAAGGTTAAGAAAAGCAGGTGTTTTATTTCTAGGACAAACAAACGTACCGGAGTTTGCATTGGTCGCTTATACAGAACCTGTCCAATACGGACCAACACACAATCCGTGGAACTTGAACCATACGCCAGGAGGATCAAGTGGAGGCTCAGCAGCTGCAGTCGCTTCTGGTATGGTGCCTTTTGCTGGTGCGAATGACGGGGGAGGTTCTATCCGGATTCCAGCATCTTATTGTGGCTTGTTTGGATTAAAACCAACAAGAGGCAGAACCCCAGTCGGACCTAACCTTGGCCGTTCATGGCAAGGAGCATCAGCTGAACACGTTATAACACGAACCGTTAGAGATAGTGCAGCGATGCTTGATCAATTGCATGGCCATGAAAAGGCAGGTGCCTTTCATACGCCAACATTTGAAGGCAGTTTCCTTAACGCAGCAAGCACCCCACTAAATCGAACGTTAAGAATTGCTTATTCTGTCTCATCTCCTATCGGAACTGAGGTCCATTCTGAATGTCGGGATGCTGTTATAAAGTCTGCAAAATTATTAGAGTCTATGGGACACAAAGTAGCAGAAGTTGATGCACCTGTTGATGGAAAAAAGTTAGTGAAGAGTTATCTCATGATGTACTTTGGAGAAACGGCTGCCACTATAACATCGCTGGAAAGTATTCTGGGTCGGAAAGCAACTTACAAGGATGTAGAACCTTCTACTTGGCTGCTTGGTTTGCTCGGGAAAGCAACTTCAGCAGAAGAATTTGTACTCAGTATTAGAGAATGGGATAAAGCCGCTCTCCAAATGGAGACCTTTCATGAAACGTATGATCTCTATATTACGCCAACCACTGCCTTTCCTCCGGCTAAGATTGGAGAGCTTCAGCCAACACCTTCAGAACAATTTCTTATACGTACTGTAGGTCAGATCGGGTTAGGAGGCTTATTAAAGAAGGCTGGAATCGTCGATCAGATTGCTCGAAAAAATCTAGCTCGAACTCCTTTTACTCAATTAGCGAATCTGACTGGACAACCAGCTATGAGTGTTCCACTTCATCTAACAGAGGACGGACTACCCATCGGCGTACAGTTCATGGCAGCTAGAGGGCAGGAGAGTTTGTTGCTGCAAATTGCTGGAGAACTTGAACAAACCGATCATTGGATAGATATACGTCAAAATCCGTTGTTTTAA
- a CDS encoding cysteine dioxygenase family protein yields the protein MKTILTSLNVLDSINNNPSKEDLKTALLSLDIEHEDIKTELKISKNKPYYRKLLYQNKDVELLVMNWSQLECAPHDHGSSQGWIKVLNGSSENTVYEINETGLPSELFTKTHKKGQMFYAPKDGVHKMKAEEKSDLVTLHLYSPPISGMKVYDLEKCSVCVVSDDCGAWWPDEQRQKLKEIQLNR from the coding sequence ATGAAGACGATACTTACATCATTGAATGTTTTGGATTCCATCAACAACAATCCTTCAAAAGAAGATCTCAAAACAGCCCTTTTATCATTAGATATTGAACATGAGGATATTAAAACAGAACTGAAAATCTCAAAGAATAAGCCTTATTATAGAAAGCTTTTATATCAGAACAAAGATGTAGAATTACTAGTAATGAATTGGTCTCAACTAGAGTGTGCTCCCCACGATCACGGATCTTCACAAGGATGGATCAAAGTACTTAATGGTTCATCTGAGAACACGGTTTATGAAATCAATGAAACGGGGCTGCCCTCTGAATTATTTACAAAGACTCACAAAAAGGGCCAAATGTTTTATGCACCTAAAGATGGAGTTCATAAGATGAAGGCTGAAGAAAAAAGCGATCTTGTCACACTTCACCTTTATTCTCCTCCAATCAGTGGTATGAAGGTATATGATCTTGAAAAGTGTTCAGTTTGTGTGGTCTCTGATGATTGTGGAGCATGGTGGCCAGATGAGCAGCGCCAAAAGTTAAAAGAAATACAGTTGAATAGATAA
- a CDS encoding sterol desaturase family protein, protein MKSKGIYRDFFLHFDILVMMIIFFLIICFLFTLNITTTVLLFFPLGILIYMFSEYLTHRFFFHIKAPKNTFLFILIKRLHYDHHKKPNELKLLFLPIWYSAPSLFLLSTLLFLITRSIPYTLSFASGLLFMFFIYEWKHYVAHRPLKPKTRFGKWIKKTHTLHHYKNENYWYGVSTPFIDVLFGTLKDEKDVELSATAKDLEER, encoded by the coding sequence ATGAAGAGTAAAGGAATATATCGAGATTTTTTCTTGCATTTTGATATATTAGTTATGATGATAATTTTCTTCTTAATAATCTGCTTTCTGTTTACGTTGAACATTACGACAACAGTTCTACTTTTCTTTCCACTAGGTATTTTAATTTACATGTTCAGCGAATACCTCACACATCGTTTTTTCTTTCATATTAAAGCACCTAAAAATACATTTTTGTTCATATTGATAAAAAGATTGCATTACGACCATCACAAAAAGCCTAATGAATTAAAGTTATTGTTTCTGCCCATATGGTATAGCGCTCCTAGCCTCTTTCTTTTATCCACTCTTCTTTTTCTTATCACACGATCCATCCCATACACATTGTCTTTTGCTAGCGGTCTTCTGTTTATGTTTTTCATCTATGAATGGAAACATTATGTGGCTCACCGTCCGCTAAAGCCCAAAACCAGATTTGGTAAGTGGATTAAAAAAACACATACCTTACATCATTACAAGAACGAGAACTATTGGTATGGGGTGTCAACTCCTTTTATAGATGTTTTATTCGGAACGTTAAAAGATGAGAAAGATGTAGAATTAAGTGCTACTGCAAAAGACTTAGAAGAGAGATAG
- a CDS encoding GntR family transcriptional regulator → MEKRSSEMIGQQIIQSILQGKIGIHESIPSERDLSSLYNVGRPTIREALQRLERDGWIVFHKGMPATVNDYWKQGNLMTIVNILQLQDEIPDEFIVYMLELRVSLTPTYIKDGVKHNRVKLISLFSSLDELKDEPDSYAIFDYHLQQDMAQLSPNPIYRLILNSFKDVYYRMALKYFNDSSSRSFSKQYYVALLESILTGDLEETEKITQSMMEDSLNLWKNKMNGGKNNEE, encoded by the coding sequence GTGGAAAAGCGTTCTTCTGAAATGATTGGACAACAAATCATCCAATCCATTCTACAAGGAAAAATAGGCATACATGAATCAATTCCATCTGAAAGAGATTTATCATCACTTTATAATGTAGGAAGACCAACAATTAGAGAGGCTTTGCAACGATTAGAGCGGGATGGCTGGATCGTTTTTCATAAGGGAATGCCAGCCACGGTAAATGATTATTGGAAACAAGGAAACTTAATGACGATCGTCAATATTCTTCAACTGCAAGACGAAATTCCTGATGAGTTTATCGTGTATATGCTTGAACTTAGGGTCTCTTTAACCCCAACATATATAAAAGATGGGGTGAAGCACAACCGGGTAAAACTAATATCTTTGTTTTCATCTCTGGATGAATTGAAAGATGAACCAGATTCATATGCCATTTTTGATTATCATCTGCAGCAAGATATGGCTCAATTATCTCCTAACCCGATCTATCGCCTGATCCTGAATAGCTTTAAAGATGTTTATTATAGAATGGCACTCAAATACTTCAACGATTCATCTTCTCGATCTTTTTCTAAACAGTATTATGTAGCCCTTTTGGAATCAATATTAACCGGTGACCTTGAAGAAACTGAAAAGATAACGCAATCCATGATGGAAGATAGTCTAAATCTTTGGAAGAACAAAATGAATGGAGGAAAGAACAATGAAGAGTAA
- a CDS encoding spore germination protein, producing MSQQFFKRKRHDSTSTTENYDHLHVSSDLKTNVTEIKNILGESIDVKIVEFLEMPIPFGICYIEGLINKQQLELSIIEPIKRTQLANKKLQPKELIHQTEVSAMISPCPHFDLIITPVLKGQVIIFVDGMTEAYAIPLETWETRGVEEPEAQTMVRGPREGFIETLQTNTTLVRRRISNPTLRFKPFEVGKITKTTILVSYLESQVDQEVLQEVIKRVSNLNTDKIFESGMLEELIDENGYSPFPTFQSTERPDVAAAALSEGNVVIMFEGTPFVLITPTTFISFFQAAEDYYHHFDLSSFIRVIRVISFMISLALPAAYIAVTTFHQELIPTNLLVSLAAQREGVPFPAFVEALVMETIFEILREAGIRMPRPIGSAVSIVGAIVIGESAVAAGLVSPAIVIVVSLTAISSFVSPYYGFSGAARLLRFVLMILAATTGIFGMIFFMIGLLIHLCSLTSMGKPYFSPLAPFQSGKQKDSLLRLPLWWTQTKLHRKWVKKS from the coding sequence ATGAGCCAGCAATTTTTCAAAAGAAAACGACACGATTCCACATCAACAACTGAAAATTATGACCATCTTCATGTATCCTCTGATCTAAAGACGAATGTAACAGAGATTAAGAACATTCTAGGAGAGAGTATCGATGTAAAAATCGTAGAGTTTTTAGAGATGCCTATTCCTTTTGGCATTTGTTACATCGAAGGATTAATCAACAAACAACAACTAGAATTATCCATTATTGAACCTATAAAACGCACACAACTAGCAAATAAAAAGTTACAACCCAAAGAACTTATCCATCAAACGGAAGTTTCTGCAATGATAAGTCCTTGTCCTCATTTCGATCTAATCATTACACCCGTCTTAAAAGGACAGGTCATTATTTTTGTAGACGGGATGACCGAGGCATACGCTATTCCCCTTGAAACCTGGGAGACACGTGGTGTAGAAGAACCTGAAGCACAAACAATGGTAAGAGGACCACGTGAAGGATTTATTGAAACACTACAGACAAATACAACCTTGGTGAGACGCCGAATCTCAAATCCTACTTTACGCTTTAAGCCATTCGAAGTAGGAAAAATAACGAAAACAACGATATTAGTTTCATACCTAGAAAGCCAGGTCGATCAAGAAGTCTTACAAGAAGTGATAAAAAGGGTATCGAATCTAAACACTGACAAAATATTCGAAAGTGGAATGCTGGAAGAATTGATCGATGAGAACGGATACTCTCCGTTTCCTACTTTTCAATCTACAGAACGACCAGATGTAGCAGCTGCTGCGTTATCTGAAGGTAACGTTGTAATCATGTTCGAGGGTACACCGTTCGTCCTTATCACACCAACAACATTTATATCGTTTTTTCAAGCGGCTGAAGATTATTACCATCACTTTGATCTCTCAAGCTTCATTCGTGTGATTCGAGTTATTTCTTTCATGATATCGTTAGCACTTCCAGCCGCTTATATTGCTGTCACCACCTTTCATCAAGAGTTAATTCCCACTAATCTTCTAGTCAGTTTAGCCGCTCAAAGGGAAGGTGTACCGTTTCCAGCTTTTGTTGAAGCACTCGTTATGGAAACAATCTTTGAAATCTTGCGTGAAGCGGGTATTCGAATGCCCCGTCCTATTGGTTCTGCTGTATCGATTGTAGGAGCGATTGTAATCGGTGAATCTGCGGTTGCTGCGGGCCTAGTTTCACCAGCAATTGTAATCGTCGTTTCATTGACGGCAATTTCAAGCTTCGTTTCACCATATTATGGGTTTAGTGGTGCTGCACGTTTGCTTAGATTCGTACTAATGATTTTAGCTGCAACAACAGGCATCTTTGGCATGATTTTTTTCATGATTGGTCTGCTGATCCACCTATGTTCATTAACGTCCATGGGGAAACCTTACTTCTCACCGTTAGCACCGTTTCAATCTGGAAAACAAAAAGACAGTCTGTTGCGTCTTCCTTTATGGTGGACACAAACGAAGCTGCATAGAAAATGGGTAAAAAAATCATGA
- a CDS encoding Ger(x)C family spore germination protein, translating to MRRWNIVAVIISFSLILSGCAGRVELNELLIVSSIGVDYKKNKTIVHFQVVNPGGTAGGQGGAPSGGSGGAVYTYTVEGETLYDAVEKGRNILPRKLLFSHITSVIIGEKYARTKGIAPLFDFMERNHEVRDNLIMFVAKNSTAKDILSMYTPIFKNPGESLKNRVRLAATSTGISEGIKEKDVVRWRYGEFRDPVIQGVEIVKISNSQSETSNLEDISANDKTYRISGLAVFNKEKMVTWLNNDQTRGWSIINQRVKDIFILSHKCDSQKGNVGFMVKSVDSKTKVLYKDGKLKYVVNVKGKAILQEVTCAVDVGNPRALVEMEKRVNEELASHIKSTVRKAQKEKTDIFGFGKILFNKNPEVWKKYKENWQEEFSDVELETNVSIKLESVGARVETIHEQK from the coding sequence ATGAGAAGATGGAATATAGTTGCTGTAATCATCTCATTCTCATTAATACTATCTGGATGTGCTGGTCGAGTAGAACTCAATGAACTCCTAATCGTATCCTCTATTGGTGTGGACTATAAAAAGAATAAAACCATCGTTCATTTTCAAGTGGTGAATCCAGGAGGCACAGCAGGTGGGCAAGGTGGTGCCCCATCAGGAGGTTCTGGGGGAGCGGTATATACCTATACGGTAGAAGGTGAGACACTCTATGATGCCGTTGAAAAGGGAAGAAATATTTTGCCGAGAAAATTACTTTTTTCACATATTACAAGTGTTATTATTGGTGAAAAATATGCAAGAACAAAAGGTATAGCTCCATTATTTGATTTTATGGAGCGTAATCATGAAGTTCGGGATAATCTCATCATGTTTGTTGCGAAAAATTCGACTGCGAAAGATATTCTTTCCATGTATACACCCATTTTTAAAAACCCTGGAGAGTCTTTAAAAAATAGAGTTAGGTTAGCTGCCACTTCCACAGGTATATCTGAAGGAATTAAGGAAAAAGACGTTGTTCGATGGAGATATGGAGAATTTAGAGATCCCGTCATTCAAGGGGTAGAAATCGTGAAGATTAGTAATAGTCAAAGTGAGACGTCGAATCTAGAAGATATTAGTGCGAATGATAAGACTTATCGAATCTCAGGATTGGCTGTTTTCAACAAAGAAAAAATGGTGACATGGTTGAACAATGATCAGACCAGAGGCTGGTCTATTATCAATCAAAGAGTAAAGGACATCTTTATTTTGAGTCACAAATGTGATAGTCAAAAAGGTAATGTAGGATTTATGGTAAAAAGTGTAGACTCAAAAACAAAGGTCCTTTATAAGGATGGAAAATTAAAATATGTTGTAAATGTTAAAGGCAAAGCAATCTTACAAGAAGTGACATGTGCAGTCGATGTTGGTAATCCAAGGGCCCTGGTTGAGATGGAAAAACGAGTGAACGAGGAGTTAGCCAGCCATATAAAAAGCACGGTGAGAAAGGCGCAGAAAGAAAAAACGGATATTTTTGGTTTTGGGAAGATACTTTTCAATAAAAATCCTGAAGTCTGGAAGAAATACAAAGAAAATTGGCAAGAAGAGTTTTCCGATGTGGAATTAGAAACGAATGTGTCCATTAAACTTGAATCTGTAGGAGCGAGGGTGGAAACCATTCATGAGCAAAAATAA
- a CDS encoding endospore germination permease — protein MNHTINRWQLVLIVVSFIMGSSLLMAPNLTAFFSAQDAWISMLIAVVIGLILNVTWILILKRYQFRSIFRITEVAGGKVLGTILNIMIIFYALHLASYVVRNLSNFMISNVIPESSPWTFQIMIILLAVYSCFYGLNNIGRVNEFLTPFMILFFISSLALTTNQFRFAHLQPYFEQGLLKISQGAYTTTGFPFIEIILLGSVLTYVKNKDKLSKNYLAGILFGGMALILTVFIAVGVEGAYMVRRQSYPTYELMRDISIINIFERVEVIIGVVWIFGILVKIVVCLFTALKGLQHLSKFSNYHPFLLPAGLLIWAMSNHIHTNAMEFTDFVGRNWTLWWFTLYLILLVVLGIGILRKKDKNKDLHADDSTQ, from the coding sequence ATGAACCATACTATAAATCGATGGCAGCTTGTTTTAATCGTAGTCAGTTTTATTATGGGAAGTTCTTTATTAATGGCACCAAACTTAACCGCCTTCTTTTCCGCTCAGGATGCATGGATATCCATGCTGATTGCGGTAGTGATTGGATTGATCTTGAATGTAACTTGGATATTAATCTTAAAGCGGTACCAGTTTCGCTCAATCTTTCGAATAACCGAAGTCGCTGGGGGGAAAGTGCTTGGAACGATATTAAATATCATGATCATCTTTTATGCTCTTCATTTAGCTTCCTATGTCGTTCGGAATCTTAGTAACTTTATGATTTCGAACGTCATTCCAGAATCAAGTCCATGGACCTTTCAGATCATGATCATCTTACTTGCCGTGTATTCTTGCTTTTATGGATTAAACAACATTGGGCGTGTTAACGAATTTCTAACACCTTTTATGATACTCTTCTTTATTAGTTCGTTAGCGCTTACTACAAATCAGTTTAGATTCGCACACCTGCAGCCATATTTTGAACAAGGGTTATTAAAAATATCTCAAGGCGCATACACGACGACGGGATTTCCTTTTATCGAGATCATTCTCTTAGGAAGTGTTCTCACATATGTGAAAAACAAAGATAAACTCTCAAAAAATTATCTAGCAGGAATCTTGTTTGGTGGGATGGCTCTTATTTTAACCGTATTTATAGCTGTAGGAGTAGAAGGAGCTTATATGGTAAGAAGACAAAGCTACCCTACTTATGAATTGATGAGAGATATATCAATCATTAATATCTTTGAAAGGGTAGAGGTCATAATAGGTGTTGTTTGGATATTTGGCATACTCGTTAAGATCGTTGTATGTCTTTTTACAGCGTTGAAAGGATTACAGCATCTATCTAAGTTTTCTAACTACCATCCCTTTTTACTTCCCGCAGGACTATTGATTTGGGCGATGAGTAACCATATCCACACGAATGCTATGGAATTTACAGATTTTGTAGGACGAAATTGGACGCTATGGTGGTTTACCTTATATCTGATTTTACTTGTTGTTTTAGGTATAGGCATTTTGCGAAAGAAAGATAAGAATAAGGATCTGCATGCGGATGATTCTACTCAATAA